The following are encoded in a window of Candidatus Afararchaeum irisae genomic DNA:
- a CDS encoding dihydroorotase, translating into MSLRISNGRVFYDGSLRDVDILVDDGEIAQIDTDVEADDEIDADGGLVLPGAIDVHVHFREPGATHKEDWHTGSRSAAAGGVTTVVDQPNTSPPTVDADAFEQKRRLADEKSVIDFGINAGVTTDWKPNELLDLPVTAFGEIFMADSTGKLGIPRDLFAEAVGIISEDRKLSTIHAEDSSLFVEIDDYDEDNPDAWSVHRPPEAEVSAVEDALGIADGIEDARLHFAHTSHPDSVEAVSSTSHTCEVTPHHLFLSRDDLDQLGTFGRMNPPLRTEEARQTLWDMTDTFDLIASDHAPHTVDEKNAPITQAPSGVPGVETLLPLVLGAVVEDKLSLSRAVELTSTNPAEVFGFDSKGGIEVGNDADLVVTDMETEEIRAEKLHSKAGWTPFESFDAVFPDLVLCRGEVVYDADNGSFGEAGHGELVFPE; encoded by the coding sequence ATGAGTCTCAGGATCAGTAACGGACGCGTCTTTTACGACGGCAGTCTCAGAGACGTCGACATTCTCGTAGACGACGGCGAGATTGCCCAAATCGACACAGACGTAGAAGCCGACGACGAGATAGACGCCGACGGGGGTCTCGTTCTCCCGGGTGCTATAGACGTCCACGTCCATTTCAGGGAGCCCGGAGCGACACACAAGGAGGACTGGCACACAGGATCGAGGTCGGCGGCGGCAGGCGGCGTCACGACTGTAGTCGACCAGCCCAACACCTCTCCGCCGACGGTCGACGCCGACGCCTTCGAACAGAAGAGACGTCTCGCGGACGAGAAGTCAGTGATAGACTTCGGCATAAACGCGGGGGTCACGACCGACTGGAAGCCCAATGAGCTTCTCGACCTCCCCGTCACGGCTTTCGGCGAGATATTCATGGCTGACTCGACCGGAAAGCTCGGCATACCACGTGACCTCTTCGCTGAGGCAGTCGGGATCATATCCGAGGATCGAAAGCTCTCGACTATACACGCCGAGGACTCGTCTCTCTTCGTCGAAATAGACGACTACGACGAGGACAACCCAGACGCTTGGTCTGTCCACCGTCCTCCCGAGGCGGAGGTCTCCGCAGTCGAGGACGCCCTCGGAATCGCCGACGGGATCGAAGACGCGCGTCTCCATTTCGCCCATACGTCACACCCCGACTCGGTCGAAGCCGTCTCGTCGACCTCTCACACGTGCGAGGTCACACCTCACCATCTCTTCCTCTCGCGCGACGACCTTGACCAACTCGGTACATTCGGCAGGATGAACCCGCCCCTTCGCACCGAGGAGGCGAGACAGACTCTCTGGGATATGACCGACACCTTCGATCTGATCGCGAGCGACCACGCTCCCCACACAGTAGACGAGAAGAATGCTCCTATAACTCAGGCACCCTCGGGAGTACCCGGTGTCGAGACTCTACTCCCGCTTGTTCTCGGAGCCGTCGTCGAGGACAAACTCAGTCTTTCGAGAGCCGTCGAGCTAACCTCGACGAACCCCGCTGAAGTCTTCGGATTCGACTCGAAGGGCGGTATAGAGGTCGGAAACGACGCTGACCTCGTGGTTACAGATATGGAGACTGAGGAGATAAGAGCCGAGAAGCTACACTCGAAGGCAGGCTGGACACCTTTCGAGTCCTTCGATGCCGTCTTTCCTGACCTAGTTCTCTGCCGAGGCGAGGTCGTCTACGACGCCGATAACGGGAGCTTCGGCGAGGCGGGACACGGAGAACTAGTCTTTCCGGAGTAG